From the genome of Polynucleobacter sp. AM-7D1:
CCGTCAAAATAAAAAAAGAGGCATCCCCCACAGAGTAATAGGATGCCGCCAACGATCCACGGTGAAGTGAAAGTTAGGCCCTTTAGTTCAAAGGATTTAGCAGAAAAAGCAGACTTGGGAGTTTTGTTTTGGGGTGGTGTGTCGATTCTGGGAGGGGAGGGTGTTTTGCGAATGCCATGGGGGTCTGGAATGGCAGGGTCGTCTCCGAGCTCACTCAGAATATCGTCAAAAGATTGGGGGGAAATATGGCGTGGAGGCATGCCATATTGTTTGCCCTGAGAATAGTAAAAACGATCGGTATAAGCAGAATTGGCTGTCAGAAAAATCTGCTAAAAAATATTTCAAACAAGGGTTTTGGAGCTTTCGGGGAAAATGCGTAAGCACCCTATAATTTGATTCTATGGCTCTACCCCCAAAAGACAAGCCGCCCTTAAATGGGCGCTTCAACCGACAGCCTGATAGACGCCCTGGTCAGCCAAGAGCGGAGGGTTTCTCGAAGAGAAAATCTGGAAGTAATCCCCTGATTAAGGCCTTACTAATTATCACTATGCTCTTTGCGGTAGTGGTCACACTGCTACTGGGATACGCCTTCTTAATTGCGAAGCCGAATTTGCCGAAAATTTCTGCTTTAGTCGACTACAACCCTAAAACACCATTACGTATCTATACAGCTGACAAGGTCTTAATAGGTGAGTTTGGAGAGGAGCGCCGAAAGGTAATTCCTTTGGGCGAAATACCAATGACCATGCGTAATGCAGTCTTGGCTATTGAGGATGATCGCTTCTACTCTCATGGTGGCGTGGATTACGTGGGCATCTTAAGGGCTGCGCTCACTAATTTGCGCGGCAATCTTTCTCAGGGTGCATCAACCATCACGATGCAGGTTGCCCGGAATTTTTTTCTGAGTAACGAAAAAACCTTTAGTCGCAAGATTTATGAAGTTCTCCTCTCTTGGGAAATTGAGTCTCAATTAAGCAAAGATAAGATTCTTGAGATTTATATGAATCAGATTTTTTTGGGGCAAAGGGCGTATGGATTTTCTAGCGCAGCCCAGATTTATTTTGGGAAAGAATTAAGGGACATCACGATTGCAGAATCTGCGATGTTGGCAGGTTTGCCAAAAGCACCATCGGCATACAACCCAGTAAGCAATTTCCGTCGCGCAAAAATTCGCCAAGAATATATTTTGCAGCGTATGCGGGATTTGTCGTATATCACTCCCGAGCAATATCAAATTGCCATGGCCGAAGAGTTGCATATTCGGGGCCTGGGAAATGAGTTTAGTACCCGTGCTGATTTTGCTTCAGAGATGGTACGTCAATTATTGTTTACACAATACGGCGAGGCAATTTATTCCCAGGGAATAGATGTATACACCACGCTCTTGAAGGCGGATCAAGATGCCGCGTACAGAGCGGTACGGCGTGGAATTTTTGAATATGATTTACGCCATGCTTATCGTGGTCCGGAAGGTTTTATTGATTTACCAGAAGATGCGGTAAGACGTCAGCGAGCAATTGATGAGGCTTTGTTGGCATATCCCCAGTTAGATGATCTGCAGTCTGGTGTAGTGCTGGACGTCAAGCCAAAAGAAATGCAGGTCATGATTGCCACTGGGGATGTGATCACCTTAAAAGGTGAGGGTATGAAGCTGGCTACCGCTTCGCTCACTGATAGCACTC
Proteins encoded in this window:
- a CDS encoding penicillin-binding protein 1A codes for the protein MALPPKDKPPLNGRFNRQPDRRPGQPRAEGFSKRKSGSNPLIKALLIITMLFAVVVTLLLGYAFLIAKPNLPKISALVDYNPKTPLRIYTADKVLIGEFGEERRKVIPLGEIPMTMRNAVLAIEDDRFYSHGGVDYVGILRAALTNLRGNLSQGASTITMQVARNFFLSNEKTFSRKIYEVLLSWEIESQLSKDKILEIYMNQIFLGQRAYGFSSAAQIYFGKELRDITIAESAMLAGLPKAPSAYNPVSNFRRAKIRQEYILQRMRDLSYITPEQYQIAMAEELHIRGLGNEFSTRADFASEMVRQLLFTQYGEAIYSQGIDVYTTLLKADQDAAYRAVRRGIFEYDLRHAYRGPEGFIDLPEDAVRRQRAIDEALLAYPQLDDLQSGVVLDVKPKEMQVMIATGDVITLKGEGMKLATASLTDSTQPKKRLRPGAIIRLLSDGGIWKLAQLPQVEAAFISMNADTGAILSLVGGFDFRRNQFNHVTQAQRQPGSSFKPFIYAAAIEKGFSPSTMVNDAPLSIGSMETGSQAWEPKNYDGKYEGMMRLRTALAKSKNLVSVRLIRAIGPSYAQEYIQRFGFEAEKHPPYLTMALGAGSVAPLQMASAYSVFANGGYRVDPYLINKMTDSKGTVLFEATPTHAHENATRVLDARTAFVMDSMLQEVTKTGTAASARAKLGRNDIAGKTGTTNESHDAWFAGYNPKVVAIAWIGFDKPASLGDRETGGGLALPMWISYMSTALKDQPQQGREVPAGVTQVDGDWFIPEFSNNGGVRELQ